The sequence TGAGTCGGGGAGTACGGTTCGTTCGGGATGTTCGCCGCTTTCACCGGCACTTCTTTCACGTCGGTCAGCGGTTTGCCGGTGGCGCGGTCGAGCACGTAGATCTGCCCGGCCTTGGTGCCGATGACCACGGCCGGTACGGTTTTGCCGTCCTTGGTGAAGTCGATCAGGCTCGGCTGCATCGGCAGGTCGAAGTCCCACAGGTCGTTGTGCACGGTCTGGAATACCCAACGCTCATCACCGCTGGTGGCGTCCAGCGCGAGGATCGAAGCACCGTAGGTGTGATCGAGTTTGCTGCGCTCGACACCATAGATGTCGGTCGACGAACTGCCCATCGGCAGGAACACGGTGTTGGTTGCCGGATCGTAGGACATCGGCGCCCAGCTGTTCGGCGTGCTGCGCACATAAGTGCTGCCGTCGGCCGGAGCCTTTTTATCCTGCGGGTTGCCCGGGTCGAAGGCCCAACGCATGGCGCCGGTGATCACGTCGAAACCACGGATCACGCCGCCTGGCATGTCGGTCTGCACGTTGTCAGCTACGCGACCGCCAACCACCACGGTGGTGCCGGCCATCAGCGGAGCGGACGACAGCTGATAGTAGCTGTCCGGCACGTTACCCAGACCGGCCTTCAGATCAACCTGGCCATTGTTGCCGAAACCCTGGCAGAACTCGCCGGTGTCCGCATCGACTGCGATCAGACGGGCATCAATGGTGTTGGTCAGCAGACGACGCTGGCAATTGGCGGCCGGCGCAGGCTTGGCTTCGATGATCGACGAGTTGCTCGGCTGAGCAATCGCTTTGGTGGCGTCGAAATAAGCCATGCCACGGCAGCGCTGCCAGACTTTCGACTGGGCGTTGATCGCGTTCTTCCACAGCTCTTTACCGGTGTCGGCATCGAGGGCGATCAGGTTGTTGTGCGGGGTGCAGATGAACACCTTGTTGCCAACCTGCAGCGGGGTGAGCTGGTCTTCAGCACCGTTGCCATCGCTCTCGGCGATGTCACCGGTGTGGTAGGTCCACGCGACTTTCAGCTTGTCGACGTTGCTGCGGTTGATCTGGTCCAGCGCAGCGAAGCGGCTGCCACCTTCGGTATTACCGTAGTGCGCCCAGTCCTTTTGCGCCTTGTCCGGCTCGACCGGGGTCAGGCCTGGGCCAGTGCCGGTTGCCGCCACGGTTGGATGGGCGACAAACATATTGCCGGCCGCTACAACCACGCCGACTGCCAGCACCGCCGCCACAGCGTAAGCGCCGCGACCGGCAACGCCACCGTTGGCACGTTTGAGCTGCGGATAAACCAGCGCCACGACCAGGCCGATCACACTGAACATGAACAGGCGCGAGAACACCGGCCAGAACACCAGGCCGGCATCGCTCACCGCCCAGATCGCGGTGCCCACCAGGAACGCGGCGAACAACCACGCGCCGGCAAGCTTGAAGCGCGCAATCAGCAGACCGGAAACGGCCATGACCAAGCCACCCACCAGGAAGTACCACGAGCCTCCCAGGCTGACCAACTTCACGCCGCCAGCAGCGAGCGCCAAGCCGAGCAGGGCGATGACTACGCCCAGTCCGATCAGAATGAATTTTGATATGCCCGAGAGGCGTTGACTCTGCTTCACGTTGAGTGTCCCGTTGAAATGAGGAACGCATTATATAGTTAGGTAACTACCTAGTTAAATCACAAATTTCAACGTGAAGCGTAGTTCGCGGTTTTGACTCGCGCCTGCCGGGGACTCAGATGTGGAAATGTCTGTCGAAATGCGGACAAAAATAGCTGTTTTGTCAGATTGATTGTGAGTTGTGACAGATATCGTCTGCCGTGCACTCAGGCGTAAATCATTTGCGCCGGGTTGTAAATGCGACGAATAACCGCCCGTTAGCCCGTCCCAGAGCGGTTGATGGGCGCATCGAGCTATATGGATATGCTTTTTTAATCTTGGAATTCGCCACGGTTTACCGCTCAACTGGCGCCTTTTTGATAGGTGGCTATTTATGTCCGAACGATGTGAGGTAGTGGTTCTGGGCTTGGGTGCCATGGGCGCTGCCACGGTTTACCAGTTGGCGAAAGCGGGGGTGAATGTCGTCGGCATCGACCGCCATCACCCGCCGCACAACCTCGGTTCCAGCCACGGCGATACGCGCATTACCCGGCTTTCGGTCGGAGAAGGCGCGCAATACGTGCCCATCGTGCGCAACTCACATCGCATCTGGCGTGAACTCGAGACGCTGACTGACGAGTCTTTGTTCGAGCAATCGGGCCTGTTGGTGCTGACGTCGAGCGCCGAATTCGATCCTGAAGATCAGACCGACTTCACCTTGCGCACCATCGGCCTGGCGCGGACTTACGGCATCGAGCACGAAGTCCTGTCCGCCGAACAGATTCGCCAGCGCTTCCCGCAATTCGCCAACGTGCACGACTCGGCCATCGGCTATTTTGAACCGGGCGGCGGCTTCGTGCGCCCTGAGCGCTGCATCGATGTTCAGCTCAAACTGGCCGAGCAAAACGGGGCGACGCTCTACAAAGGCGAGACCGTTACGGCGATCAGCTCAAACGAAGCAGGGGTCACAGTCACGACCAACCAGCGCACGCTACGCGCTGACAAACTGGTGATCAGCGCGGGCAACTGGAACGGCGAGTTGCTCGGTGAGCCGTATGAGAATCTGCTGAGTGTCTACCGGCAGAAACTGTTCTGGTTCGAACTGGAAGAGAACGCCGGACTGGTCGGCCACTCACCGACGTTCATCTTCACCCACGGTCGCGGCGACGACAAAATCAACTACGGCTTTCCCGCGCTACCCGGCGAAAGCAGCATGAAAATCGCCACCGCGCAGTACCACACCTCAACGTCCGCGCAGGCCATCGACCGTACGGTTTCAGCGGCCGAAGCGCAGGACATGTACGAGCACCAGGTGCACAACCGCATCGCCGGCGTGACCTCGAAAGTCCTCAAGTCGGCAGTCTGCGCCTACACTGTGACGCCAGACCGTCATTTCATCATCGACGAGCATCCGTCGCTGCAACACACGCTGTTCGTGTCGGCCTGCTCCGGGCACGGTTTCAAGCATTCCGCCGCGCTCGGCGAAGCATTTGCGCAGTGGTGCATGCGCGGCTCGAGCGACCTGGACCTGTCCTCTTTCTCCCTGAAACGCTTCGAAGGAAAACTATCGTGAAACGCGTCGCGCTCTCCGTAGCACTGCTGGTCGCCGCCATGGGCAATGCTTATGCCGAAACCCTGAAAATCGCCGTGGTGCCTGTGCCCCATGCCGAGATTCTCGAGTTCTTGAAGCCGGAACTGGCCAAGGAAGGGGTGACGCTGGATGTCAAAGTCTTCTCTGACTACATTCAACCCGACCGGCAGACCGATGAAGGCTTGCTCGACGCCAATTACTTCCAGAGCAAACCGTATTACGAGGCCTATAAAAAAGACCGCCCGAGCAGCGATCAAGTGCCGATCGTCGCCGTGCACATCGAACCGTTCGGTGCCTACTCGAAGAAGATCAAAAACATCAGCGAACTCAAGGATGGCGCGACCATTGCCATTCCCAACGACCCTACCAACTCCGGTCGGGCGCTGCTGCTGATCGCCAAACAAGGCCTGATCACCCTGAAGGATCCTGACAACATCATGGCCACGCGCCTGGATATCGTCAGCAATCCCAAGCATCTGAAGTTTCAGGAACTGGAAGCGGCGATGTTGCCGCGGGTGTTGAATCAGGTCGACATGGCGTTGATCAACGCCAACTACGCACTGGAAGCCAAACTGGTGCCGCACAAAGACGCACTGTTTATCGAAAGTTCGGAGTCGCCGTACGCCAATTACCTGTACGTGCGTCGCGACAAGGCCAATGCTCCAGCGGTGCAGAAGCTCGGCGCGCTGCTCAATTCACCGCAAGTGAAGCAGTTCATTCTTGAGCGTTATCACGGTGATGTGGTGCCAGCGTTCTAACTTCATCGGGAGCCGCCAGACATGTTGACGGCTCCCGACATCTTCAAGCGTTCTCTTCAAGCCGGCGCACATCGCCCAAGGAATCACGCTGCATCGATTGCAGGTTTTTCTCGATGGTTTCGCACAGGGCTTCCATCTGAATCTGGTGCTCGCTGTGGCGAAACGGGCTTTGCAGATCGGTGCCGATACGTTCGATGGCCAGCAGCATAAAGCCCACCACGGTCGAGGCCAGCGGTGTGAACCAGCCCAACGATTCCACCAGTCCGACCGGCACGATCAGGCAGAACAGCGAAATAAACAGCCGCGGAAAATACACATACGGGTAGGGCAGCGGCGTATTGGCAATCCGCTCCATGCCACCCTGGCTGTTGGACAGGTCCACCAATGTCGACTCCAGTCGTGCCAGACGAATGCTGTCCAGGCGCCCGGCCTTGTATTCCCGAGCCAGCAAGGACGCCGAGCCGGTGAGGATATCGTTGGCAAAGTTATTGGTCGTGCCACTGCGGGCGAATTCATTGGCGGGAATAAACGCGCGGACTTCCTCAGGGCAAGGCTGGCCTTGTAGATGCGCCGCGAGGCAATTCACATAGGCGACGTGGCGGCGCAACAGGGTCGACTTGACCGGATTGACCTCGCCATCGGGATCATCCAGCAACGTCAGCACCTGGCGGGCGAAGCTGCGCGAATTGTTGATCATCGAACCCCACAACGTGCGTGCTTCCCACCAGCGGTTGTAAGCGCTGCTGTTGCGAAAACTGATCAGCACGATCAATGCCGAACCCAATAACGTCAGGGGCATCAATGGCAGATTCAGCTTGGCGTTGAGGAACAACATGAAATCGACGGTGACGGCGATGTCCCAGAGCAGCAGCCAGAACAACGCCCAGCCGACATAGCCCAGAGTCTTGATGATCAAACGGTATTTTCTGACGATGGCTGCTTTCAAACGGAAACCTCGTGGTGAGCGGTAAGCGTTAACGCCTTAGCTCGGACGCTGTTTTCGCGGGAAAGGTTCGCTAAATCGCTTCAGCTTTCGTCGCCGCCGGCTAACCGGCCCGTAGACGATTGAAGGAAAATGACAGGGACCTTTTCATCAGTCTGGCCATCGGCGTTTCGATTTTTTCGTGAATGACATAGGACGCAGCGATCATCAAAGCCACGGTGCCCCACAGCAGCAGGTGCGCATTCACCGCCGGATAGGCCATGTTGAAGATGATGAAACCGATCATTTGATGGAGCAGGTACAGCGGGTATGTGAGCGCTCCCAGGGTCGTCCAGTTCAATTGCCCGATGGCGGCTGTTTTGTTGGTTGCGATCAAAAGGAAGGTCATAAAGAAAACGATAATGACGCTGCCGATGATCGAGGGATCGTACTCCGTCGCATATTTGCTTTCGATCGACTCGGCCCAGGTAATGGCGGTGAAAGTGGCCAAGGCCAATGCGCCCGCCACCAGGGCAATGCGCAGTTTTGTCATGCCCTTCGCCCAGATCAGGTAGAACGTGGCACCGGCGATGAAGTAGGCCGCGTAATCAGTGATGAGAATCGAGCGCAGCTTTTCGAAAGCGAGGACTTCCGCGGTGGCCGAGACCAGTAGCCAGAGCACCAGGCAGGGTTCGATTTTGTCTATTTTCTTCAAGGCCAGGAGAATCGAGATCATCAGGTAGAACTTGATCTCTACAAACAGTGACCAGTACACGCCGTCGATGGGCGGGACGCCGATCAGATCGCCAAGGAACGTCATGTTGATCAGGTATTGATAAAGATCCGCGCTGAATCTCGGCTGTCCGAAGGCGAGTGTGATCAGAAAGGTGAGCGTGCAGCACACCCAGAATGCCGGGCACAGGCGCACCACGCGGGAGATGAAAAACACCTGCAGATTGTTGCTTGAAGCCGTCATCAGGATGACAAATCCGCTGATCATGAAAAACAGTTCCACGCCCAGGTAACCGTATTTGGCCACCTCGGCCAGCAGCGGATAGGGCATGACCGACATGTCGCCCCGCGCATACCCGCGAAACGCGTAGTGAAAAATCACCACGGCGAGCGCAGCCAGAAAGCGCAGCAAATCCAGTTCCTTCAGTCGTCGGTTGTTCATGTTTGGGCGCTCCGGACGTGTTAGCGCTGATTGAGAACTGACGACTCTGCCGAGTGGAATTCGACCCAAGGCGAAAGCTATGGCAGCAGGAGGGGGCATCGACTGTCCCAGCGTTGTGTGACGGTTATGGACCGCGTTGCCACCTATGGATGTAGTCGACTTCGAAGGTGGACGGCAGGTCAGCGTCGTCGACCACGCCGAACCATTTCCACATGGCCTCACTGTCAAAGACGATCTGCATCGGGAAGAAGAAGTGGCGGTTCTTCGATTCCCTGACCAGCACGCCATCGACGTACCAGCGCAGGGTGTCGGGCTGCCAGTCGAAGCCGTAGACATGAAAATCACTGGCCAGGCGCCAAGGGCTGATCCAGGTGCTGCCGTTGGCGATGTGTTCTTTACTTTGCGGCGTGGCCCATAAGTGAGCGTTCATGTTGTAAGAACGATCCGAGGCTGCGCCTTTGGTTTTACCGCCAATTTCAAAGATATCGATTTCGGTGGCGTTGTCCGTGAAGCCCGTCCACGCCAGCCAGAAGGCGCTCGACGCTGCGGAGTTCATCGGTTTGGCGCGTGCTTCGTAGTAGCCGTAGAAACCGCGTTCACGGGTACGGACCATGGCTGAGGTGTAATCCTTGAAGCCAAGCTCGACGTACTTCTGCGGCAAGGTTTCCTTGCGGAAGACAATGTTCAGGTTGCCGTTGCTGACGCTAGCATTGCGTGGAGTGAACAGCGCCGGTTTGCGCCCGAGCGATTCATTGCCGATGGCATTGTTGACGTGCCAGCGGGTGGGGTCGAGGCTGCTGCCGTTGAAGTCATCGGACAGGTTGGTGTCGAGTACCCAGCGTCCGGCATTGGTTTGATCGGACAGCGGCAGATAAACGTGAGTGCGGGTCGGCAGCGTGCCCAGCGGACCGACACGGGTCCACGTATCGGCGTGGGTGGGAACGGCCACTGACCACTTGTGCGCAAGGTACTGAAAAGCCTGCTGGCGCTCGGCGAGGGACGCAAACGGGCGGTCGTAAACCAGCACCTCGGCGATATCGCCGCGAAAGTTTTCCGACGTGCCGACGGCATTGCGCCCGACCGCATACGGGCCGATCGGCACACCCTGCAGTTCCAGGACGGAAACGGTCGGTTCATACGCGGTGGTTTGCGCCAAGCTGATGGCGAAGTTCGGCAGCACGTTATCGTTGTCAGCGGTTTGCGCACGTGAACTGAACAACCGCTGCCACGGATCGACGCCGGCCTGTTCTGGCAATCGGCGGGACACGACCAATACCGTGACAGGCCCTTTTGCACTGCGAATGTTTTTGCCCATAAACGCCGAAGTACCACTTAAACGCACGACGGCATGGCCATTCACGGCGTTTTCAATCTTTTGTGGCTGCTCGGTGCCTTCGTCGACCCTGGCGTCATGGGACTGGCCGGATTTATCGCTCCAGCGCTGCACACGGTTCTGCGTATCCAGGGTCAGGCTGGACGCATCGGCGGCGTCCAGCCACAGCACCAGCCCGGCATTGGGCGGCGCTTGTGCGGCGTTGCCCGTCAGCGCAACCCACAGCAGCAGCGCCGGCAGCGATCGTAAGAGCATCATTTGAAAGCAAGCAGCGCGGGGATTTCGAAGGAAGACTGATACCCCTGCGGATTACACGACTGCCAGCGCCAGGCATCGACAATCATTTGTGGCAGGTCGCGTTGCGCGGTCCAGCCCAGCTCGCGTCCGGCCTTGGCCGGGTCGGCCCAACACTTGGCAATGTCACCTTCGCGGCGCGGTGCAAACCGGTAGGGAATGCTGATGCCGGTGATGTCCTCGAAACTGTGGATGATCTGCAACACGCTGTAGCCGACCCCCGTGCCGAGGTTCCAGAAATGGATGCCGTGGTTCTGCTGCAACACCAGCAGTGCCTTGAGGTGGCCAATGGCAAGGTCGACCACATGGATGTAGTCGCGCACGCAGGTGCCGTCGACGGTGGGATAGTCGCTGCCGTAGACCGTGAGTTCCGGTATCCGGCCAATGGCGACCTGGGTCAGGCACGGCAGCAGGTTGTTGGGTCGGCCGCGCGGGTCTTCACCGATCATCCCGCTTTCGTGGGCGCCAATCGGATTGAAGTAGCGCAACAGGCCAATGCTCCAGCGCGGATCGGAGTCGCACAAATCCGTGAGCAATTCTTCGATCATCAGCTTGGTGCGACCATACGGATTGACCGGTTTGCCGGTGCCGAAGTCTTCGGCAATCGGCGTACGGGTCGGCTCGCCGTACACCGTGGCCGATGAGCTGAACACCAGGCGGAAGACGTTGTTGCGCGTCATGGCCTGGCACAGGTCAAGCGTGCCTGCGACATTGTTGGCGTAGTAGTCGAGCGGTTTGCGCACGCTTTCGGCGACGGATTTGAGGCTGGCAAAATGCACCACGGCATCGATGTCGTAGCGCCGGAAGATGTCGTCCAGCAGGTCGGAATCACGGATGTCGCCCTTGATGAAATCGATCCGGGTCAAGGTCAGTTGCTCAAGGCGCGCGATGCACTCCTGACAGCTGTTGCACAGGTTATCGAGCACCAGCACCCGGTGCCCGGCATTGATGAGCGCCAAAGCGGTATGCGAGCCGATGTAACCGGCCCCGCCAGTAATCAACGTGGTTTTGCGCATGGTGAGGTCTTCCTGTCTCAGGGACTGAATCAGCGGGCGGTGAAAACCGATTTGAATTCCTGCGGCCAGTGCGGGTGGATGAGGCTGTACGCCACGGCGTAGCTCAGCGCGCCCAGCGCGATGTTGCCGATCAGGTGCAGGTAGCCTTGAAAGCCCAGTTGCGGTGACACCAGCAATACGGTCGCGGCCATGACCAGCGAGGCAATCACGCTGCGGTAATTGGCCTCGACAAACCGCCGCCAGCTGTAACCGATGGCCAGGTTGAGGCCGCGAATTTGCAGTGGCGTGATCAGCAACATGCGCGCGAGCAGAGCGCCGGCTGCGGCCATGCCGCCATAAACGTTACCGAGGCTGTAGACCAGCGCCAGTGCGAGGACGGTAGTCAGCACTTCCGCCTTGATCGTCAGGTGGCTGCGGTTGACCGCCACCAGTGCGGTGGTGGCGTACATGGCGGTGTTGCCGATGGCCGCCGTGCAGGCCAGCACTTGCAACAATGGAATGGCGTCAGCCCACTTGGCGCCGAAGATCAACAGGATGAGGTCGTTGGCCGTGAGCGCAAGGCCAATGAACAGCGGCGTCAACACAAAGCCGCTGACGGCGGTCGAGTCGCCAATGATCCCGAGCAGGCGCTTGGGTTCCGCACTGCGTCGGGCGAACGCCGGCAACGCATAACTCAGCAGACCGTTATAAATCGCTGTGCGCGGCAGTTCGATGATGCGCATCGCCATGTTGAACATGCCGACTGCGTTCGCCCCGGCCGTCATCCCCAGCACCACGTTGACGCCGCGCTGCAAGGTTTGTGAACTCAGCGAATTGATTGCAACCGGTGCACCGGCCTTCAACAGTTCGCGCAAGACCGTCCGGTCGATGGCAAACGCGATGCGTCGCCGGTCTGCACCCATCAGAACAATGATCGACACCCATTCCATGATCAGCGCCTGGGCAATCACTGCCCACGCACCCCAACCGTACAGCGCCACTACGATGCCGCCGACGCCGCCCGCGACTTTGCCCAGTAACGTGCGCGACGCGAGCATCTTGAAGTTACCGCTACGGCGCATTTGCGCCACATAGACCCGCGCCATCATGGTGAACAGGATTTTCACCGAGGCCACTGCCGTCAGCCATTGCAGCAGCGGGTCGGGCGTGTACAGGAATGCCGCGAGCGAGATGATGACAATCGACACCAGACTGACGAGCACCCCGGCCCAGAAAGCCGTGGAAATGTGTTTGTCTTCCAGCCGTTCAAGGCGTACCAGCGGATCCTCCAGCACCGATGAGTACACCAGACCAATCAGCTCGACGATGGCAATGATGATCGTGCCCACACCCAGCTCGGCCGGCGACAGCAGCTTCGCGTAGACGACAAAGGTGATCATCGACAGCAGGATCAGGCCGAATTTTTCGGTGAAGATCCAGCTCAATGTCACCAGACGGTGATTGGCCATGGCGGGTACCGGTTCAATGAGCTGGGGTTGACGCCGTTGGCTTGCGCCATGTTCTGGCGCGGGCATAGAGATAGCGCAAGGTCGGTTTGCCGTTGGCGAAGATCAGCGCTTGCCAGGAGCACTCGAGCATTCGCCGGTACACGCCGAGCACTTGGTCGTGCTCGCCGCGGCGGGAAAACGCTTCGAGAAAATCGGTGTGGTTGCTCAGGACGAAATTGATCCGTTGTTGCTGGCTGAGCATCTCGCCGTAGCGGGCGAGGTACACCTCAATGAAATGGATCTTGTTCTGGTAGTACTTCTTCGGTTGCGCGGTCATGTTGCCGCCGTTGACCGTACGCTCCAGCAGCACCTGCGGCACCGTGTGGACCTCCCAGTGTTCGGCGATCCGCGTCCACATGTAGCGGTCTTCGGAGTAACGCAGGCTGGCATCGAAACCACCGAGCTGCATGATCACCTCGCGCCTGACCAGCGCAGTGGAAACGCCATTGACGACGTTGGCGTGGATGAAGTCGTAGAAGTGCCTGCCGCTTTTGCGGCGGTTGTCCAGCTGCCGCCGGCCGTCGCTGTAATTGACCTGCGCGTAGCAGTCGATCAACCCCACCGGCCGGCCCTGACGACTGAGTTCTTCGTACAGGGCCAGTTGCAGTTCGAGCTTTTGCGGGTGCCACTGGTCATCGGCATCGAGCATCGCCACAAAGGTTTCTTGCGAGTGGCGCATGCCGTGATTACGTGCGCTGGCCTGGCCTTCGTTGGCTTGCTGCAGCAGCGTCAGGCGAAACGGCGCGACGAAGTTTCTGACCCGTTGTGGGCCGTCATCGGTGGAGCCATCGTCGATGACGATGACGTGATCCGGCAGGCGGGTTTGCCCGACCAGCGACGCTAATGTCTGCTCAATGCTGTCGGCGCCGTTGTACATCGGGATGACGACGCACACTGAATCCACGGAAGAGGGGGCTTGGTTGGGCACGGGTGGTTCTCCTTGGGTTACGCGTTGGCTGAATCGCGCGGCAGTGCTCTGCCAGAGACACGCTGACGCTGCGTTGCCGCTGAGGTTGCGGGGTAGACCGCGAGGTGATGGCGGAAAGACAGGGCCAGAGTGCAGAACACCAGAAACTCGGCGGAGCGATAGTTGGGGATCACGTACGCCACATAATTGGTGACGGCGAACAAACCGATGATCACCAGCGCACTGGCGCGAAACTGCGCCGTCTGGTTCGCGGTCACGGCGCGGTACTGCTTGAGCAGGGCTTCGCCAAACATCAGCGCCAGCGCCGTCAGTTGGATGATCCCGCCGTTGAGCAGGGTTTCGACATAGCCGCTGTGGGCGTTACCGATGTAACCCCAACGGGTAATGAAGCCATCGGCATCGGGGCTGGACCAGAAGGCGCCGAAGCCGTAACCCTTGAGGAACTGCCCGTCGATAAAGGGCCCGAGCAGTTCCCAGATCAAGGTGCGGTCGGTCAATGACGGGTCACGACCGGCCATTTCCAGCAGCACCGCAAAGTTGCTGTAGAGGAACAGGCACACCAGCAGGTAAAGGAGGGTGCAGCCCAGAAACATCAGCGGCGAATGGTTGATGCGCAAACGGATCAGGGTCAGGAAGTACCAGTAGCTGATCGCTCCGGAAACAATCAGCGCGACCCCGGTCGCCGACTGCGCGAGCAGGATCGCGATCAGCGAGAAAAACGCGCAGAACAGCGCCCAGTGATTGCGTCGGCGAATCATCGGTAGCAACAACAGAATGGCGATCGCGTTGAGCCGCGCACCGGCATTCTTTTCGGCAAAAATCCCTTTGAAGGCG comes from Pseudomonas sp. RU47 and encodes:
- a CDS encoding glycosyltransferase family 2 protein — translated: MPNQAPSSVDSVCVVIPMYNGADSIEQTLASLVGQTRLPDHVIVIDDGSTDDGPQRVRNFVAPFRLTLLQQANEGQASARNHGMRHSQETFVAMLDADDQWHPQKLELQLALYEELSRQGRPVGLIDCYAQVNYSDGRRQLDNRRKSGRHFYDFIHANVVNGVSTALVRREVIMQLGGFDASLRYSEDRYMWTRIAEHWEVHTVPQVLLERTVNGGNMTAQPKKYYQNKIHFIEVYLARYGEMLSQQQRINFVLSNHTDFLEAFSRRGEHDQVLGVYRRMLECSWQALIFANGKPTLRYLYARARTWRKPTASTPAH
- a CDS encoding O-antigen ligase family protein, encoding MSTLAIRYSTLRDGFTLFGVLFYIQVITFVLSLGGAASFGDINKDLEGNVANQICGLITLLVPLFFFIRNKVFLSKTFYRSNFFMLLFLLCVIASIGWSHDPMLSFKRFIAMLSMVFFAGFLAYNYSLEKITFMLGCAIGVAALIGLILAVVMPDVAFLSGGIRDGAFKGIFAEKNAGARLNAIAILLLLPMIRRRNHWALFCAFFSLIAILLAQSATGVALIVSGAISYWYFLTLIRLRINHSPLMFLGCTLLYLLVCLFLYSNFAVLLEMAGRDPSLTDRTLIWELLGPFIDGQFLKGYGFGAFWSSPDADGFITRWGYIGNAHSGYVETLLNGGIIQLTALALMFGEALLKQYRAVTANQTAQFRASALVIIGLFAVTNYVAYVIPNYRSAEFLVFCTLALSFRHHLAVYPATSAATQRQRVSGRALPRDSANA